DNA sequence from the Hyalangium ruber genome:
CAAGCTCTTGGATGCGATCCCTCGTGAATCATTTCAAAAAATCGTGCTCCCAGTAGAGATTGTGGAGTTCTTGGACTTCCTCGCCGACAGGGCTTGATCACGCCATACGCTCTGTCCCGAGCCCGGGAGTCTTGGCCGGTGTGTGCTGGGACGCCTAGAAAAGATGGGGGCGCTTTTGAGAGTGGCGCGGGCGGACGCACCCGGCCGAGGAGGGCCGCTGCCGGGTGAGCCAAGGGCTTGGCGCTAGGCCAGTAGAGAGGCGGCGCAGTCCTCTTTGGGCACACGATGGGCCCACCCAGCCAAAAGCCAGCAGGGAATGGGCGTCTGGGGCAGCGTTACTGGTTGAGGCTCATCCCCATGCCTGCTGGGGTGGCCCCTGCACTTACGCCAGCGGTGGGGCCCGTCAGGGACGCCAACACCCGGCGCCTGCCTCCACACCGGCTACTGGCGAAGACGACCAACGCGAACGTCCTGCGCAGCACCCCGGCCCCATCCTGTCGCGGCGGCCGCTCCTTCTTCGGTTCAGCCTTCGCCGCTGCGAAAGGCGCTGGGCGGAGTTTCTTGTGAACCCTGGGAGACGAGGAACTCGGGCCGCTCTCATCCGTGAGCGAATTTACCCTGTTGAGCCGCATGTGCCCCCAGTGTGCCCCTCCAGCGGGGATGAGAACGGGACGAGACGGGACGAAACGGGATGAGGCAGCAGAACGAACCTATGAGAGATCAAGGCGTTAGCCGGTAACAGCGCGACCTGCTTGGGGTTTTGCTCTCGCCTTGATGCGGGTTCGATTCCCGCCGCCTTCCCAGTCCCCAGCGGCGCTCAGCCCCGCTCCCTTGGAACCTGTGGCTTCTGCTCCCTCGCGGCTCTCATTCTTCCGCCTGGCCGAGGCCCCACTCCTTCAGACGCTTGAAGAGGGAGGAGCGGGCCAGCCCCAGCTCTCGGGCGGCGCGGTCTTTGTTGTTGCGGCAGCGGCGCAGGGTGCTCTCGATGAGCTGTCGCTCCAGTCGCTGCATCATCTGCTCCAGCGTGACTCCCGCCGGCAGCTCCAGTGCAGGGACCGCCGTCTCCTCGGGCGCGCGGTGCAACTCCTCATCGAAGGAGATGTCGCGGGCATCGATTCTGGGGCCCTGGCGCACGAGCAGGGCGCGGCACACCACCTTGCGCAGCTCGCGGATGTTCCCAGGCCAGGAGTGCTGCTCGAGTCGGGCCAGGGCGGCCGGAGTGAACTTCACCGCCTGCGCTCGCGGAGCGTGGGCCCGCACGAAGTGCTCCGCCAGCAGCCGGAGGTCTCCGCGCCGGTTGCGCAGCGGCGGCAGCACCAGCGGCATGGGCCTTCCCCGCCGGAGACGACACCGACGCCAGCATCCCCGTGGAGCTCGAGGACGGCCGACCCGTGCTCTACACTGGCACCGAGGTGGACAAGACGGGCCCCAGCGGCAAGTCCTGGCTGCGCAAGCTGGACGGGCTCACCGGCCGCGTCCTCTGGGAGCGCTCCTATCCGTGCCAGGGCGCGCGCGAGCCGAAGAAGGTGGACGCGGGCGTGTTCGCCACGCCGCTGGTGGGCTCGGGCGACGTGAGTGACCGCGTCATCTTCACCCTCTCGCGCTGCCCAGGCTTCACCGACGGGCTCATGGTGGCGCTCGACAAGGCCACCGGCGAGGAGGTGTGGCGCAAGCCCCTGGACAACTACGCCTGGTCCTCGCCCACCGCCTGCAAGGACGAGCAGAGCCACACCTTCATCCTCCAGGGCGACCTCCTCGGCACCGTGCCCTGCTCGACGGGCGCACCGGCGAGGAGCTGGACTCGCCCAAGCTCAGCGGCCTCATCAAGGCCTCTCCCGCCATCTTCGGCGACATGGCGGTGCTCGCCACCCGAGGACAGTGGATCCACGGCCTGCGCTGAGCACCCTTTCACAAGAAAGCTGGATTAATCAGAATTCCTGGCATTAGTGTGTCCCCCCTCGCCCGCACCGAGCGCTCACGGAGGTTCCCATGTCGAAGTCCGTCGCAAGTGTCTTCGCAGTTGCAGCGCTGTCCCTCTCCCCCCTCGCCGCCCAGGCTGGCCCCTCGCCAGAGACGCAGGAGACCATCGTCGCGCGGGTCTCGTTCCAGTCCCGCGAGGATCTCAACCGCCTGGCGGAGACGCTGGACCTGACGGCGGCGGTGGACAACCAGAAGAAGACGGTGGAGGCGCTGCTCACGCCCGAGCAGTACGAGGTGCTGCGCAAGGAAGGCCGCCGCGTGGAGCGGCTCGAGGAGCAGACCCAGCAACTGAACGCACCGCGCGACGGCTTCTCCACCACGAGCATCTCCGGCTACCCGTGCTACCGCACGGTGAACGAGACGTACACCAGCATGGCGAACCTGGCCGCCACCTACCCGAACATCGCCGAGTGGCAGGACATTGGCGACAGCTGGGACAAGGTGACGGCCGGCGGTAACCCCGGCGATGACATGCGGGTGCTGGTGCTCACGAACAAGTGGCTCCTGGGGCCCAAGCCGCGCCTGTTCCTGATGAGCGCCATCCACGCGCGCGAGTACACCACCGCGGAGATGGCCGCGCGCTTCGCCGAGCAGGTGGCCAGCCGCTACGGCACGGACGCGGACGCCACTTGGCTGTTGGATCACCACGAACTGCACGTCATCGTCCAGTCCAACCCGGACGGCCGCCGCATTGCGGAGACGGGGCTGAGCAAGCGCAAGAACACGAACACCACCCAGGGCGCCTGCAACACCACCACGTGGGGAGTGGACCTCAACCGCAACAGCACCTTCGACTGGGGCGGCTCGGGCTCGAGCACCAGCCACTGCAATGAGACGTACCGGGGGAGCGCGGCGGGCTCGGAGCCGGAGACGCAGGCGCTGGAGAACTACATCCTGTCGATCTTCCCGGATCAGCGCGGGCCGAACTCCACGGATCCGGCGCCGGCGGACGCCACGGGCGTGATGATCAGCCTGCACAGCTACGGCGGCTACGTGCTCTACCCGTGGGGAACGAGCACCACGCCCCCGCCGAACGCCACGCAACTGCGCACGCTGGGGCGCAAGTTCAACTACTTCAACGGCTACCAGGCCTGCCAGGTGGCCAGCTGCCTCTACGCGGCCTCGGGCTCCACGGACGCCTTCGCCTACGGGCGGCTGGGCATCGCTTCATACACCTTCGAGATGGGCGGGTCGTTCTTCGAGAGCTGCAGCACCTTCGAGAACACCATCGTCCCGAAGAACATGCCGGCGCTGTGGTACGCCTTCAAGGCGGCGCGGCGGCCGTACCAGGTGGCCGCGGGCCCGGACTCCGTCAACCTCACGCTGTCGGCCAGCACGGTGACAGCGGGCACGCCGGTGACGCTCACGGCTCAGGCCAATGACACCCGATACGGCACCAACGGCGGCACCGAGGCCTCACAGGCCATCGCCGCCGCGCGCTACAGCATCGACCTGCCGTCGTGGGTGCCGAGCATCCCGACGTACGCGATGAGCCCGGTGGACGGCGCCTTCAGCAGCAGCATCGAGTCGGTGCAGGCCACGGTCTTCACCTCGGGGCTGACGCCGGGCCGGCACACGCTCTTCGTCGAGAGCCAGGACGCGAACGGCAACTGGGGCGTGCCCACCGCCATCTTCCTGAACGTGCAGTAGGCCCGGGTGGGGCCCTGCGTCATCCGCCGCGCAGGGTCCTCATCACGCTCAATGCCCAGGCTTCGGCCGACCGCGTGGAACTGGCTGGAGGCGGGCTGGGTGGAGCGCGCCCTTCCCTACCTCCTCGCAGCGACTCGCTCGGAGGAGCAGGTGCTGCCGTTGGAGCAGGCGGCGGACCACTACGCGCGCGCGGCGGTCCTGCTGGAGGCGGCGGGGCGGACCGAGGAGGCCTCACAGGCGCGCACCGCCGAGGTGCGTGTCGCCCTTCGTACACGGGAACCCAGAACAGGAGGAGAGGTCCTTCCTGGACTCCCTTCTGAGGGTGTCCTGCACCAGAGACGCGGCAGGACGTCCGCGGCCCGCCGTGAGGAAGCGGTGGTTGAACTCGGCGCCATCGTAGCGCTGGGGTGGGTACGAGAATCCCTCGACAGCCTCCGCCAACCTCCTCCAGTCTTCAGGGGGATGAAGTTCCTGTCCTCTCAGCTCGCGTACTTCTTCGCCGACGCCACCGCCCGCCGCAACATCCGTGCGCTGTTGCGCCTGCTCCTGCTCCTGGCGGTGCTCGTCGTCAGCTACACGGTGGTGTTCCACGTGGTGATGGCGTGGGAGGGCCAGGAGCACTCATGGCTCACCGGCCTGTACTGGACCCTCACGGTGATGACCACACTCGGCTTCGGGGACATCACCTTTCAGTCGGACCTCGGCCGCTTCTTCTCGATCGTGGTGCTGCTGTCGGGGGTGATCTTCCTGCTGGTGTTGCTCCCCTTCACCTTCATCCAGTTCTTCTACTCCCCGTGGATGGAGGCGCAGCAGCAGCAGCGGGCACCTCGCCAGTTGCCAGAGACGACCTCCGGGCACGTGGTGCTCACCCACTACGGCCCGGTGACGATCTCCCTCATCTCCCGCCTGGAATTCTATGGGCGCGCCTACGTGGTGCTGGAGGAAGATCTCGCCCGCGCCCTGGAGCTCCATGATCGGGGGATCAAGGTGATGGTCGGTGCCCGGGACGATCAGCAGACGTACCGGAACCTGCGCATCGACCGCGCGGCGATGCTGGTCGCCGGCGGCGATGACTTCTTGAACACCAACATCGCCTTCACGGTGCGCGAACTCACCGAAACGGTGCCCATCGTGACCATGGCACAGAAGCCAGAGTCGGTGGACGTGCTGGAGCTGGCCGGCTCCAACCATGTGGTGCAGTTGCCGGTGATGCTCGGCCGGTCGCTGGCGCGGCGGACCATGGCGGGCGAGGTCCGGGCCAACGTGATCGGCCGATTCGGCGAGCTGATCATCGCCGAGGCGCCGGTCACCGGAACTCCCTTCGTGGGCAAGACGCTGGCCGAGTCCCGGCTCCGGGAGGTGACCGGGGTGAACGTGGTGGGCGTCTGGCAACGTGGACAGTTCATCCTGCCCACCCCGAACACCCGCATCGAACCCACCACCGTGCTGTTGCTGGCCGGGACCACCTCCCAGCTCGAGCACTTCGACAGCCTGTTCGTCATCTACAACGTCTTCGATCGCCCGGTGCTGATCCTCGGCGGTGGCCGTGTGGGTCAGGCGGTAGCCGCGACCCTCCGAGAGCGGGAGGTGCCGTATCGTATCGTCGAAAAGGATCCGGAGCAGGCCAGACATCTGGACCACGTGGTGCTCGGCTCCGCCGCGGATCTGGAGGTGCTCAAGCGCGCGGGGATCGACGAAGCACCCACCGCGCTGATCACCACCAACGATGACGGTATCAACATCTACCTGACCATCTATTGCCGGCGCCTGCGTCCGGACATGCAGATCATCACCCGCGCCACGATGGAGCGGAACGTTTCCACGCTCCATCGTGCCGGGGCGGACTTCGTCATGTCTTACGCCTCGATGGGCGCCAACTCCATCATCAACCTGCTCGAGAGGGATGACGTGGTGATGCTCGCCGAGGGGCTCGACGTCTTCCGCTATCCGGCGGGGAAGGAGCTGATCGGCCGGTCACTCCGGGACACCCGGATCCGAGAGGAGACGGGGTGCAGTGTGATCGCGCTCGAGACGACTGGCGGCGGGACCTCGGTGAACCCGGAGCCCGGGACCGTGATCGTGGAAGGGACGGAGCTCATCCTCGTCGGCACTGCGGACGGGGAGCGGCGGTTCAAGCAGCGGTTCACCTGAGCCACGCCTGTGTCGATCACCTCGGGCACGCGGGGAGAGTGGAGGGGGGCCGGGCTTCTCGTAGGAGTGTAAGCCCCGCCCCCTTTCTCAGAGGGAAAGCGCTTGAGAGCAACGGGGCGCCAGCCTCTGCGGACGCGCGAGGTGGTGTTCTATCAGCCCCTCCCCCCTTGAGCGCGGGGTGCCTGCTGCATCAGAGTGAGCACCGTGGAGGTGCGGCACGCACTGCTCACTCCCTCCACTCCCCCGTCAGGGCCGGACGGTCGAGGTCTCCATGCGTCCCGTCTCCACTGCTTCTTTCCCGGCCGCCATCGGCCACCTCGCACTCGTGCTCCTCCTCGCCGCGGGGTGCCGCGACACCGCCGCTCCGCCCGAGGAGGAGCGGCCGCGGCTCCCCACGGCGGACGAGGTGCGCGAGGAGCTCGCGCCGCTCGCCTTCGACGCCTTCGTGGAGCGCTCCTTCCGCATCCTGCTCAGGCGCAGCCCGGAGAGCGTGGTGGAGCTCGGCCTGGAGCGCGAGCTGGACGTCGGCCGCACGTTCCTCGACGACGTGTCGGACGCCTTCGCCGCGGAGACGCGGGCCCAGCAGGGTGTGGTGCTCGAGCTGCTGAAGGGCCACGACCGTGCGGCCCTCTCGCGCACCCAGCAGGTGACGTACGACGTGTACGCGTGGTGGCTCGAGGAGCGCCAGCGAGACGCGCGCTTCGAGGCGCAGGACTACCGCATCAACCCGACCCTCGCCTCGGTCAACGGCGGCATGGAGCTGTTTTTCACGGACGTCCACCCGCTGCGCGACGTGGCGGACGTGGAGTCCTACGTCGGGAGGCTCGGGCGCGTCGCGGAGAAGCTCGGCCAGGTGGAGGAGACGCTGCGGAGGCAAGAAGCCGCGGGGGTGCGCCTGCCCCAGCCGCTGCTGCGCATCGTGCGCCCGCAGCTGCAGTCGCTGTCCACCATGAGCCCGCACAGCACGCCCTTCTACGCGTCACTCCTCGAGCGCGGCACGTTTCTCTCCGGGCCTGACCGGGAGCGCCTCCTCGGGCGCGCAGAGGAGCTCGTTCGGACGTCGGTACAGCCCGCGTACGCCTCGCTCGCGCGGCTCCTGGCAGCACAGGAGCCCCTGGCCCCCACCGCGCTCGGCGTCTGGCAGCTGCCGGACGGTGAGGCCTACTATGCCCACACCCTCCGCCGGCACGTGACCGCGGACGTCACGGCGGAGGAGCTGCACCAGCTCGGGCTTCGCGAACTCGAGGCGCTCCACCGGGAGATGCGCGCGCGCTTCACCGCGCTCGGCTTCCCGGCGGGGGAGACCATCGCCCAGGGCCTCGAGCGCGCGGCCCAGGCAGGGGGCACGGTCCCGGCAAGCCAGGTCGTCTCCACGTACACGCTCATCATCGAGCAGGCCCAGGCGCGGCTCGGTGAAGCCTTCGACCTCGTGCCGAGCGCCGCGGTGGAGGTGGTCGGCGGCGAGGCAGGCGGCTTCTACGTCCCCCCGTCGCTCGACGGCTCGCGGCCCGGTGCCTTCTTCGCCGCCGCAACCCGGCCCGAGGCCCGCTTCGGGATGCGCACTCTCGCCTATCACGAGGCCGTCCCCGGCCATCACCTGCAGCTCGGCGTCGCGCAGGACCTCGCGCTGCCGCTCGTGCGGCGGGTGGTGGGCTTCACGGGCTCCACGGAGGGCTGGGCCCTCTACGCGGAGCGCCTCGCGAGCGAGCTCGGCTGGTACCAGGATGACGCGCTGGGGGACGTGGGCCGGCTGCAGGCGGAGGCGTTCCGCGCCGCACGGCTGGTGGTGGACACGGGCATTCACGACCGCCGCTGGACCCAGGCCCAAGCCATCCAGTTCATGCAGGACAACGTGGGCTTCTCCCAGGGTGCCGCGAACGGGCAGGTCATCCGCTACGCCGCCTGGCCGGGTCAGGCCACCGCCTACATGACGGGCGCGCTGCGCCTGCGCGCCCTGCGGGAGCGCGTGCGCACGACGAAGGGTGAGGCGTTCGAGCTCAAGGCATTCCACCGCGCCGTGCTCTCGCACGGGAGCCTCCCGCTGGAGCTGCTCGAGCGCGTGGTGGCCGCGGACCTCGGACTTCCCTGAGCGCTTGGCGCACATCGGGTCGGCACGGCACGGGGGCACGGCTTCTCCCGCGGGTGACGTGAGGAGCTCTCCCGAGCAGGCTCTGTCGCCTCGACGAGCCGCCGTCACGAGGCACCTTCACGCCCGCTCCTCGCGCTGGCCCCGACTGCAGCCCCACCTGGACGAGGCCCCCCTCCCGCCGCCGCGCTCACAGTGCCGCACGCCCATCGCCTCACGGCGCACGCTTCTGCGCGAGGCCATCGCGAGGCTGCGGAAGGCGCTCGGGACCGGGCATCCGTTCGTCGGCCGGAGCCTCGACATCCTCTGAGCATAAGAAAAATGGGAGGCCGGTTGAAGGTGAGGGCTGGAGCGAAGGGGCCGAGGAGAGCCGCGGACGGGAGCCGCCCGAACTGTGTGCCAGGCCGGTGTAGGGGGCCGAGCACCTCCATAGGGCACACTGCTGCCCAAGCCGCCCCAGCAACTCGGCCCAGTCCACTCGCGGCGTCCTCTGCTTCATCCGCCCCGTTCTGGCCGCTGCCTCCTTCCCCGCTCTCGCCTCCTCCTCACCTGCTTGGGGGATCTTGGGGGAACTTATGTCTGAGCTCGACCGAGTTGGAGCGCTCTCGCCAGGAGTTCCAAGCGGCGGGTTCGATTGCCGCCGCCGCCAAGCAAAACAACCAAGGCTATTGTAGCGAGCGACGGAACAACGCAAAGCAGCTGTCAGCCAGGACTTTAGCTGCGGCGTCCGCAGGTTCAATAGCCTTCAGATCTAATAGGCCCAAGTCAGCTCTGGCTCCAAGGGACACAATGACTTCGGCCGCTACCTTCAGCGCTTCAAGAGTCTGCCTTCCTCGCAACCACGCTGTTACTACCATTACTGCGCGTCGAGGTGAGTCACCGCGTTCTTCGAACTGTTCTATCCAGTGATGAATGTACCCGTGTCGCTTAGCAACAATATCGTCCAACCCCTTGCTTAGTGCATCGTCATCAAGTCCATGTCTGATGCGATACTTAGTACTAACGTATTGGTCTAGGTGCTTCTGGCGCCAAGCGTGGAAGCCCATGCGGTTACAATGGGTCCATAGTTGCAGGATGTCGACCTCGCCTAAATGTTCCAAATATGGGGTAAGGCTCTCAAGTTGCTTCAGGGCAGCGCGCGGGCCGTGACCTTCCCAAACAAGCCCATAGTGGCCACCTAGGAAACGCAGCAGTTGTCGCGGTTCAGGACACTTGCTGATACTCTGCGCCACAAGTTGACAGGTTAGCGGAGTCGACACGAACAGAGCAGCGGCAGTAAATAAATAGCTGAATCGCAAGTGCTCCCAGTGCCGATCCAAGAGAACTTCCGCCTCAGATGAAGGCAA
Encoded proteins:
- a CDS encoding helix-turn-helix domain-containing protein, yielding MPLVLPPLRNRRGDLRLLAEHFVRAHAPRAQAVKFTPAALARLEQHSWPGNIRELRKVVCRALLVRQGPRIDARDISFDEELHRAPEETAVPALELPAGVTLEQMMQRLERQLIESTLRRCRNNKDRAARELGLARSSLFKRLKEWGLGQAEE
- a CDS encoding PQQ-binding-like beta-propeller repeat protein yields the protein MLYTGTEVDKTGPSGKSWLRKLDGLTGRVLWERSYPCQGAREPKKVDAGVFATPLVGSGDVSDRVIFTLSRCPGFTDGLMVALDKATGEEVWRKPLDNYAWSSPTACKDEQSHTFILQGDLLGTVPCSTGAPARSWTRPSSAASSRPLPPSSATWRCSPPEDSGSTACAEHPFTRKLD
- a CDS encoding M14 family metallopeptidase, whose protein sequence is MSKSVASVFAVAALSLSPLAAQAGPSPETQETIVARVSFQSREDLNRLAETLDLTAAVDNQKKTVEALLTPEQYEVLRKEGRRVERLEEQTQQLNAPRDGFSTTSISGYPCYRTVNETYTSMANLAATYPNIAEWQDIGDSWDKVTAGGNPGDDMRVLVLTNKWLLGPKPRLFLMSAIHAREYTTAEMAARFAEQVASRYGTDADATWLLDHHELHVIVQSNPDGRRIAETGLSKRKNTNTTQGACNTTTWGVDLNRNSTFDWGGSGSSTSHCNETYRGSAAGSEPETQALENYILSIFPDQRGPNSTDPAPADATGVMISLHSYGGYVLYPWGTSTTPPPNATQLRTLGRKFNYFNGYQACQVASCLYAASGSTDAFAYGRLGIASYTFEMGGSFFESCSTFENTIVPKNMPALWYAFKAARRPYQVAAGPDSVNLTLSASTVTAGTPVTLTAQANDTRYGTNGGTEASQAIAAARYSIDLPSWVPSIPTYAMSPVDGAFSSSIESVQATVFTSGLTPGRHTLFVESQDANGNWGVPTAIFLNVQ
- a CDS encoding potassium channel family protein, with the protein product MKFLSSQLAYFFADATARRNIRALLRLLLLLAVLVVSYTVVFHVVMAWEGQEHSWLTGLYWTLTVMTTLGFGDITFQSDLGRFFSIVVLLSGVIFLLVLLPFTFIQFFYSPWMEAQQQQRAPRQLPETTSGHVVLTHYGPVTISLISRLEFYGRAYVVLEEDLARALELHDRGIKVMVGARDDQQTYRNLRIDRAAMLVAGGDDFLNTNIAFTVRELTETVPIVTMAQKPESVDVLELAGSNHVVQLPVMLGRSLARRTMAGEVRANVIGRFGELIIAEAPVTGTPFVGKTLAESRLREVTGVNVVGVWQRGQFILPTPNTRIEPTTVLLLAGTTSQLEHFDSLFVIYNVFDRPVLILGGGRVGQAVAATLREREVPYRIVEKDPEQARHLDHVVLGSAADLEVLKRAGIDEAPTALITTNDDGINIYLTIYCRRLRPDMQIITRATMERNVSTLHRAGADFVMSYASMGANSIINLLERDDVVMLAEGLDVFRYPAGKELIGRSLRDTRIREETGCSVIALETTGGGTSVNPEPGTVIVEGTELILVGTADGERRFKQRFT
- a CDS encoding DUF885 domain-containing protein, translated to MRPVSTASFPAAIGHLALVLLLAAGCRDTAAPPEEERPRLPTADEVREELAPLAFDAFVERSFRILLRRSPESVVELGLERELDVGRTFLDDVSDAFAAETRAQQGVVLELLKGHDRAALSRTQQVTYDVYAWWLEERQRDARFEAQDYRINPTLASVNGGMELFFTDVHPLRDVADVESYVGRLGRVAEKLGQVEETLRRQEAAGVRLPQPLLRIVRPQLQSLSTMSPHSTPFYASLLERGTFLSGPDRERLLGRAEELVRTSVQPAYASLARLLAAQEPLAPTALGVWQLPDGEAYYAHTLRRHVTADVTAEELHQLGLRELEALHREMRARFTALGFPAGETIAQGLERAAQAGGTVPASQVVSTYTLIIEQAQARLGEAFDLVPSAAVEVVGGEAGGFYVPPSLDGSRPGAFFAAATRPEARFGMRTLAYHEAVPGHHLQLGVAQDLALPLVRRVVGFTGSTEGWALYAERLASELGWYQDDALGDVGRLQAEAFRAARLVVDTGIHDRRWTQAQAIQFMQDNVGFSQGAANGQVIRYAAWPGQATAYMTGALRLRALRERVRTTKGEAFELKAFHRAVLSHGSLPLELLERVVAADLGLP